A region from the Vicia villosa cultivar HV-30 ecotype Madison, WI linkage group LG3, Vvil1.0, whole genome shotgun sequence genome encodes:
- the LOC131659460 gene encoding uncharacterized protein LOC131659460, giving the protein MDFQKLYGFYNTLKSRLEVPEREKLERDKLDKEKLDRQQTKTVEERQQPQQVLEKLQQSEKVAQRQQPEKVAERQQPEKIAESQQPSDKGSCNPESLDNIPEGLFPVNIYLSSPGRCLVARGKLYNTKGNTVHDMTLPPGYVKVNIEVAIVPNASLPISVDGGHVSLVGHAIATIVPWPMKLLEFAAECEKIPGQSQIKGKNIQRSVEYSVSSPKKSNKRFKIEESPRVGGSTGLANLPFLDMYVKKMMRVGSLIEIKMEESIFGEEFLEKLHVESIKEILDHNRLSASIITVFV; this is encoded by the exons ATGGACTTTCAAAAATTATATGGCTTTTACAACACACTCAAAAGTAGATTGGAGGTGCCAGAGAGAGAGAAGCTGGAGAGAGATAAGTTGGATAAAGAGAAGCTAGATAGGCAACAAACCAAAACAGTGGAAGAGAGGCAGCAACCTCAACAAGTGTTAGAGAAGTTGCAACAGTCTGAAAAAGTGGCACAAAGGCAACAACCTGAAAAAGTGGCAGAAAGGCAACAACCTGAAAAAATAGCAGAGAGTCAACAACCCAGTGATAAAGGTTCTTGTAACCCTGAATCACTTGACAACATTCCTGAG GGTCTCTTTCCtgttaatatatatttatcatcCCCGGGTCGTTGTTTGGTTGCTCGTGGTAAACTATATAACACCAAAGGTAACACGGTGCACGACATGACGTTACCACCTGGGTATGTTAAGGTTAATATTGAAGTTGCTATTGTGCCAAATGCTTCATTGCCTATATCTGTTGATGGTGGACATGTATCTCTGGTTGGTCATGCAATAGCAACAATTGTGCCATGGCCAATGAAACTTCTTGAATTTGCTGCTGAATGTGAAAAG attccTGGTCAATCCCAAATCAAAGGTAAGAATATTCAACGCAGTGTTGAATATTCAGTTTCATCACCTAAAAAAAGCAACAAAAGGTTCAAAATTGAAGAGTCTCCTAGAGTTGGCGGTTCAACTGGTCTTGCAAATTTACCATTCCTTGATATGTATGTGAAAAAGATGATGAGGGTTGGAtcgttaattgaaataaaaatggaGGAAAGTATATTTGGTGAAGAGTTTTTAGAGAAGCTACATGTAGAGAGTATAAAAGAGATTCTTGATCATAATAGGTTAAGTGCATCTATTATCACT GTATTTGTATGA